The DNA segment TTGGGACTGCCAACTACCCAAATAGATCCCATTTTGTCTTTGTCTTTGCAAGTTGATGAAGAACAGTATCCCATAGCACAACGTTCTGGCTTAGGGATAATACTTGGTCTTGGAATGCGGGAGGTGTAACAGAATGTACAGTTTAGATGTTAATTTTCTTAAAGATCGCGTAGTTTACCAGAACACGCCTCAAAAAAGCTCAGGATTTAAACTGCCAACTGGCGATTTAACACCAATCTATGTGGGATTGGCTGTTGGTGTGTGTTTGCCAGCTTTTATCGGGGCTGGTTTGTGGTTTTTGCAGGCGAGAAATAGTCAATTAGATCAGCAAATAGCACAATTAGACCAGGAAAACAAGAGGTTAGAAACTGAAATTGGCAATATTAATAAAATCCGGGAGGAGACAAAAACAGTTAAAGCCCAAACACAGGGTTTAGTGACTGTATTTGATCAGATTCGCCCTTGGTCTGCCATGTTACAAGATTTGCGCGATCGCATACCAGCAACAGTGCAAATTGAAACCGTGAGGCAACTTGAACCCACTACCGCAGCCCGAGGACAGTCACCAACCAATCCAGCTGGAGGATTAGAAGTTACTGGGATAGCACGTTCTTTTAACGATGTCAATGATTTTCTGTTGACTCTACAACAGTCTCAATTTTTGCAATCGTCCTCAAGCAGAATTACCACAGCCAACTTAGTCGATGCACCAATACAACCGGGTGGTAATCAATCGGCTAATGGTGTGGAAATTAAACTACCCCAAGTCGTGAGATACACAATTCAATCAAATGTGAGTGATGTTCCAGCTTCTGAATTAATCCGGGAATTGGAGAAAAAAGGCACAGTGGGATTAGTCGCTAGAATTCGCAGTATGCAAGAATTAGGAGTCATTTCAAAATGACAATGAGTCAAGATTTTAATTTTGATGCTCAAGGCGGGGAATTTGGTTCGGAAACATCCTACCCCGTTGCTTTTGGTATTACTTTCACACCTAAAATTATTGGCATTGTGGTGGGTTCCTTGGGATTTGCCGGAGCCGCGTATATGCTGCTAAACATGGTAATGCCAACATGGGAAAGTTTTCAAAACAAACAAATACAAGCTAATGATTTGCAAAGTCAAGTTGAGCAAAAAAAAGCCAGCATTCAACAAATTGGCCAAGTAAAAGCCGAGTTAGCCCAAGCAAAGCAGGAAACCATCCAGGTTTTAAGTTTATTTGCTAATGAAGAAACCTTAGATACTCTATTGCTGGATATAAATCGTTTAGTTGAGTCTAGTAATGCGGAAGTTTCCGCTAATGCAGTCAGGGCAAAACTACAAAGGTTTGTGCCAGCTTCAGAGCCAGCAGAACCAATTAATGATGGGTCTCTGGGCGCTATAGTCGATGGCAAATTGAAACGCAGTAGTATTAATGTTGAAATTGAAGGGACTTTTGAACAAACACAATCAATTGTTCGTAATATTGAACGTTTGCAGCCGTTGCTAATAGTTAAAAATTATCAAGCGAGATTGTCTCCTCAACAGGCCACAGATTCATCAGGCGAGGAAATTATTCGGGTAGGACCAGCACCAATTACTACGTCTTTTGAACTACAGGCATTAATGCCACTTAATTCAGAAGAAGTTGCTGCTGCGGCTCAGGCGGCTGAAGGCGCAACTAAGCGATAAAGTTCTGAATAGAAAAACGAATAATACTACTCAAAAATTGTTGGTGAACAGGTGTTTTATATAGTGAGGAATGAACGGTGAAACAATTTCACGGTAATGGTGTTATTTTAGGCGCTGCCGCTTTTATATGTGTAGCAGCTCAACCAGCATCCGCCCAGATTGCTCAAGTAACTGGGGTGAAGCTCAACCCAGTCAATGGTGGAGTTAGCGTTGTTTTGCAAACTTCTTTAGAGTCGCGTCCCCAAGTTTTTACAACGAAAAGAGATAACGCTTTAGTATCAGATATTATTAACACTCAATTGCGTTTACCGCAAGGAAATAATTTTCGCCAAAATAACCCGGCTG comes from the Nodularia sp. NIES-3585 genome and includes:
- a CDS encoding PilN domain-containing protein, which translates into the protein MYSLDVNFLKDRVVYQNTPQKSSGFKLPTGDLTPIYVGLAVGVCLPAFIGAGLWFLQARNSQLDQQIAQLDQENKRLETEIGNINKIREETKTVKAQTQGLVTVFDQIRPWSAMLQDLRDRIPATVQIETVRQLEPTTAARGQSPTNPAGGLEVTGIARSFNDVNDFLLTLQQSQFLQSSSSRITTANLVDAPIQPGGNQSANGVEIKLPQVVRYTIQSNVSDVPASELIRELEKKGTVGLVARIRSMQELGVISK
- a CDS encoding GspMb/PilO family protein, which codes for MTMSQDFNFDAQGGEFGSETSYPVAFGITFTPKIIGIVVGSLGFAGAAYMLLNMVMPTWESFQNKQIQANDLQSQVEQKKASIQQIGQVKAELAQAKQETIQVLSLFANEETLDTLLLDINRLVESSNAEVSANAVRAKLQRFVPASEPAEPINDGSLGAIVDGKLKRSSINVEIEGTFEQTQSIVRNIERLQPLLIVKNYQARLSPQQATDSSGEEIIRVGPAPITTSFELQALMPLNSEEVAAAAQAAEGATKR